CCTGAAGCTCTTGATACTATAAGAACAAGTCTATCATATCCTTCACCAATTCCTGGTCCATAACCATAACCCATAGCTTCAAATCCACCACCAGTAGTGTATGATGAGAAAACTTTCATCAAAAGATTTCCAGTTAATGTATCATTTACCATTACATCTGGGACTCCTTGCAATAAGTCATTTCCTCTCATTAATACTCCACCATCAGCTCTGTTAGACTCAGCAAAGTTCATATCATAACCATTTTCTTTTAATTCTTTAAATGCTCTTTCAACAGAAACTGCATTATCTACATTCAATATACCTACTGTAGGATTTTGAATACCTAATGCTTTTGCAACAATAACTCCATAGATACCATTTTTAACCATACCTTCTACTCTATGTGCAGAAGATGTACCAGTAGTTGTCGCAATAATCATTTCCTTTGCAGCAGCTGGAGTAATAACTCTACCTACAGTAGAAACTCCAATTGGAAAACTATAATGCATAGTTACACAACCATCAATTTCACCACTATCTAATAGTGATTCCATTTTTTTGTAACCTTCTTCTTCATTAGCAACAACATATTGCTTTAATGAAGTATTTACTTCTGGTCCAATAATGCAATATTCTACACTATTATCTCTTGATTGAGCAAGCTCAGCTCCTTTTACAACATTATCTAATCCATGTTCACTGCCTAAAGTTGTAACAGCAATCCTTGGTCTTATTCCAAACGCACCTGTTTCTAAACCAGTAGCAATTTCTTCAAAGACATTACCTATTACTTTTTTTATATCAGACATGAAATCACCTCTATTCTTCAATTAAAGAAGATGCAAAATTTCTCATTGCTTCAGCAACTAATTTCTTAACTTCTTCCTTAGAAACTCCAGAGTTGTCTTCTAATTTACCTGAATTTCTTTCTAAAACAATTGATACACCATCAAATAAGTTAGTCATTCTTCCTAAGAATAAAGAACCCTTACCAATAATCATAGCTCTATTTAATTCACCTGATGTTAAATCTTCACGGCAGAATCCTAAATAAGGTACTCCTGAAGGAATATGTCCTTGAGTTGGAGCCCATCCTTCCATACCATGATCTTCAATAAAGCTAGCAATTTCAGCTTTTTCTAATTGTTTTTTCATTACTCCTAAAGCACCAATCATCTTGAAG
Above is a genomic segment from Parvimonas micra containing:
- the grdD gene encoding glycine/sarcosine/betaine reductase complex component C subunit alpha — protein: MSDIKKVIGNVFEEIATGLETGAFGIRPRIAVTTLGSEHGLDNVVKGAELAQSRDNSVEYCIIGPEVNTSLKQYVVANEEEGYKKMESLLDSGEIDGCVTMHYSFPIGVSTVGRVITPAAAKEMIIATTTGTSSAHRVEGMVKNGIYGVIVAKALGIQNPTVGILNVDNAVSVERAFKELKENGYDMNFAESNRADGGVLMRGNDLLQGVPDVMVNDTLTGNLLMKVFSSYTTGGGFEAMGYGYGPGIGEGYDRLVLIVSRASGFPVIANAMTYAGQLVKGNIKEVSKKEFEKANKAGLKAILEKITSAGAKKAEPEEEVKCPAEEQATATIGGIDILELEDAKVALWKNNIFAKTGMGCTGPVVMVNDANLEKSKEILSNEGYIS